Below is a genomic region from Desulfobacter sp..
CAGCCGCAATCAATACAAGCCTTTTTTTGAGACTCAAACACATCCACAGCCGTTCCCTCCAAGAGCGCGGAACAATCTTTTACAGGAAAATCATTTCCAGCATCCTCTTTTTCGGGCCAGGCAAATACGGAAACAAGCTGGCCGGAGCGTTCATCGTTGAGAAACACCCGTCCTTGGGTACGGGGAAAGAGCCGGGGCAGGTACCAGTAAATCACCTCAATAATTTCACCTTCCCCTTCACAACTCTGGAGCAGCATGGCCAGTCCGGATAATAGTGTCAGCTTATCTGAATCTTGATTTAGGCTCACTTTAGTCCCTCGTATTTAAAGGTTATAAAACCAAACGCAGCACATTGTTGTTATCCTCTCTTAAATAGATCACATCTGCGGAAAGCTGTTTGACAAAAAAGATGCCCAGACCGCCGGGGTCCCGTTCATCCAAAGGTGCATCCACATCCGGGTCAGCCATCTCAAGGGGGTTAAATTTTTTTCCATTGTCACGGATTTCAATTTCAAAACCATTTTTTTTATCTTCAACGCCCACGCGTAATAAATCCGTTTTCCAGGTCTGAAAAGGCGTAATTAACTATATTGATAACCACCTCTTCTAAAATCAATTCAATTTGGCCCGACTTTTCCGGGGTTTGAAACGCCATGGGCAGGGCGCTTGAAACATAGGTCTGAATTTTTCGAATCGCCTCAAGCTCGGGCAAAAAAGTTTTTTGTTTCATTTGATTTTCATTCTTCGTAAAAATTTGCGGTTGCCCGTCCAAAGGCTTCATATATGGCGGGCAATTCCATGTTTCTGGCCTTTAAAAAGGCTTTGCGTATGGCAACAATGTACTGGCTGTTGCTCTGGATGGGTATGGTCCCGGCACGTATATCCTGTTCCAGGATTGTCTGGGCCATTTTGGCGGCAACCTCTCCCTGCTCAAAAGGTGAAACCCCAATGGAAATCATGGCACCATCTTCCACGTTAAATGCATTGATCCCGATGACCGGGGGCAGAGCATTTTTTTCAGTCCAGGCCATCACGGCTTTGGGATCTGCATAGTTGGGATTATCCTCTGAAACGGGAAGCCTTCGGTAATTGACCACAATAAAATAATCCACCCGGGAGCCGTTCCCCTTAACAATCTCTTTCCAGTCTTCAAAATGATCCGCCATCACCGATCCTTTATAATGGATCGGGTCCCAATCATATTGGTCAATAACCGACCGCCCTTTTTGAAGGGAAGAAGAGGTATCCAGGATATAAAGCAAAGAAGGGTCGGCCTTGGGATGAGTCTTTTTGCTTTCAAAGGCAAGAATGGTCTCTTTTACCGCATTGAGCTGCTTGCGTTCAAAAATCCCGGTTACATTTTCAGCCCCCTCATATCCGTAAGGCTCGATGGATCCGTTGACTCCGGCAAAAACAATATCCATCTCCGGATCATTTACAAAATATTTGCCGGCCAGGGATTGGGCAAAATCATCCACTGCAATCAGCACCCGGGGCCGGATCCTGCGAACGGCTTTTCTTGCGATGATGCCGGTCCGCTCCAGCCATTCTTTGCCCACATGCTTTTTGGTGGACATATAGTGCCAAGTCACAGAATATCCGTTCCATTTGTCTATGATCCTTTTCAGCCCCGCATCCACATCCCGGGTCCAGGCATAACCGGGTTCATAACTCTGGAGAACCAGCACCCGGGGTTTTGATAAATTATACACCACAGCGGTTGCCAGGATACCGGCCAAAAAGACAACACACAAAAGGGAAGATACTTTTTTTTTCATCACAGCACTCCTGTCTGACGCCAGAACGGTATGGACAAAAGAATGGCCCCGATTTTTACCAGAACCAGTATCCCGTGAAAAATCATCACCTTTGTTTCAGAATAGGGGACATGCTCCCGGGTCAGATTCCTAAAGTAAAGGATATAAGGAGACTGGTATCCGAAAAAAGCCGTTTCAGAGATCAGTAAAATAAGGTTCATCAGAAAATCGCGTACCTGGACTGAGAAACATCACTGGGAAGGCAATAACACAGTAAGGATTTTTATGCTTGAAATGATGGTGTGAACATGATCATGTTCTAATTTTTTTGTGTTATTCGCACAAAATCGGAGAATGAATTAATGTCCACAAGCTTCATATACCATGCCTTTGGCCTTCGTGACTACTTTTATAAAACAACACGTTTCATCGGTGGAATAATCACTTTTGAACTCATACCAAAACCAGAGGCGGTAAAATGCCCGGAATGTAATTCCAGGTCCGTCACCAGGAAAGGGATTGTGACAAGAGATCTCAGAACAATACCGGTAGGTTCAAAACCCGTGATTCTCAGGACGGCTATCCAGAGAATTTGGTGTTCGTTCTGTCAATTTGTCCGGCAAATCAAACTATCCTTTGCCCAGGAGGGGAAAAGCTATACCCGGGCTTTTGAACGGTATGTCTTGGAGTTGTCTCAGTTCATGACAATCAAAGATATTGCCATCCATTTAAGGATCAGCTGGGATACGATAAAGCAGATCCAGAAAGAAGACCTGCTGAGGCGTTATCGAAATATCCCCCTTGAGAAAGTCCGGCAGATTGCCATAGATGAAATTTCCATAGGGAAAGGGCATAAATACTTGACCATCGTGATGGATCTGGAATCCGGTAGAATTCTGCACGTGGGAGAAGGAAAAGGTGGTGAAGCTTTGAAATCTTTTTGGACAAAAGTGAAAATATCGAAAGCAAAAATCAAAGCCGTCAGCATCGATATGTCCCCGGCATACTTGAGTGCTGTTATTGAAAATCTTTCTGGTTCAGCAATTGTCTTTGACAGATTTCATGTTGTTAAATTGTTCAATGAGAAACTGTCGGATTTCAGGCGAAAGCTCTACAACCTTCTTGCCAATACCGGGCAACAAAAACTTCTGAAGGGAGTCCGGTGGCTTTTGTTAAAAAATCCCGAAAACCTCAGTGATGACAAGAAGGAGGCCCAACGGTTAGAAGAAGCATTGAAAATAAATCAGCCGCTATTGGTAGTCTACTACATGAAAGAGGAACTCAGGCAAATATGGAATCAAAAGAAAAAAGAAACAGCTGAAAAGATAGTCAGCAATTGGATCAATCTGGCCAATATTTCCAAAATTCCAATGTTGATGAAATTTGCCAAGACCTTGGCTGTGCACAGGCAAAGAATCCTTTCATACTATGATTACAGGATATCTACAGGTCCTTTAGAAGGGACAAATAACAAGATAAAAACCATGAAACGGAAAGCTTATGGATACAGGGATTCGGAGTTTTTCAGGTTGAAACTTTTGGACCTTCACAATAAAAGGTACGCATTAATCGGATGAACCTCAAATTCTTTATGGGATTGATATCCACGATCCATAACACCTGTTTGCCCCTTGGAAAGTATTTTGGGAACAAAAGTGCGTTCAGCGCCGTTGCCTTCAGTCAAAAAGATTTTGTTTGGGATTCCGTGATTAATGTCAAATCCGCAATGTACTTTGGCTTTTTTACTTCCTTTTCTGTAGTTCGCCCAGTGCATTGAAAGGACTGCATTTATGAGACTACCGTCAATGGAAACCAACTCTCCTAACTCGGCGTGTTCACCCGGATGACACTCAAGAGCCTGTTTATAAAGATCCTCAAAGATAAATTGCAGTTGTTCGAGTCCCCTGTGATTGATGGCTTCACAGAAACTACTACGGCTGATACCACCGTCTGGCGCAATATTTTCTTTAGCAAAAACATTCTCCTTGAGATCCTGAATTAAATGTCGGGCAGACTTGTGCTCCTGAAGATGGAAATAAACCAAAGCATTTATCTGGTCTTCGAATGTCATTTTTAAAGGGCGGTCTCCTCGAGATTGTAATTCCGGTGCTTTTGAAAGTGACTTTATCAGAGGGCACCTGAAATTGTCAAAGTTCAGGGACCGTAGTTGTTTTTTAGGGACTGAGATGTGCGTCATTTGAGCTCCTTGAGTTAAATTTTCAAGGCGCACAAAAATTTTTACGCACATTTGTCAACACAAAACCGACTGTTTTTTCAATGATTTTAGATGCTTTTTATATGCAACAACCTAACCGGACACTACTGAGTTTCTGTCCTTTTTTTCCTTTAAAAAGCGCTCCAGGGCCATCACCCTTTTTTCAGAGGTATCGCCTGCCCTGGCCTGTTTGACCAAATTCATATAATAGTTGGATTCTTCTATTATTCGGGGCAGGTCCACATCCTTGCGCCGGCCTGAAACTATAGTCTGGAGCTCATTTTCAGTTCCTGCGGTGGCATCATTGCCAAAAAAAGGAAGAGAACGGATAAAACGGTCCTGGGATTTAGTATCAATGCCCATCCGGGCCATGATCTGATCAAAGTCAAATTTAAAAAAGACCTGGTTCTTATCTTTTAACCTATCCTCTTTTAATGCGTGAATCATTACAAGCTCCCCTAGTTTGTTTGGCCATACACTTTGGATATAAATCCATATATGCCGAACAATTATTGGACTGGTGTTATGGAGATGCTAAATTTGGATGTGAAACAACCGGGGGAAACAACAAAATGGCGATAAAGACACACCCGGGGCAGGCCTGCCCCGGGTGAAAAAACACCCCAAAATTGGGGCCCCATTAGGGCAGAGGCGTTTCCGTATATGCGATACCGGCCGCATCAGAGCCATAAAGGGTTAACGGCTTGTCCGCCCGGACATCCTCAACCCAGTCAGGATTCAGGAGCATGGATTTGCCGGACAACACAAGGTCAGCATGGGCAAAGGCAGCCTCTGCACTTTTCCGGTCATAGACCTTTCCGCAGATGAGAATGGGAAGCGTTGTGGCCTCCCGGGTAAGCTGAGCCATGGTCTTATCTGTACCAAAGGCCTTGTCACGGAAGTCATAGCAGGACACGGAAATGGCATCCACGGGCTCGTTGGAAAACAAGGAGATCATCTCCTGCCACTCCTCCTTGTCCTGGAAGAGCGAAACATCCATATCTGCAATTCCCCAGTTGGAAACCCTGACAAAAAGCATCTTTTCCATTGGGATCTCAGGCCGGACCGCCTGAATCACCTCATGGATAAACCGGAATCTGTTTTCCATGGATCCGCCATAAGCATCCGTCCGCTGGTTGGTGTAGGCTGAGAGGAACTGGCTGAGCAGATATCCGTGGGCGCAGTGAATTTCAATCCCGTCAAACCCCGCCTCAACAACCCCCCTGGCCGTTTCCACAAACCCGGCAATAACATGGTCCATATCAAACCGGGTCATCTCTTGGGGAATATCATAGGGCTTTTGGGTCATGGGATTATCCTGGGAAGGCGTAACAGGGCTGGGTGCAACCACTCGGTTTGCCGGGTTAACCCCTTCATAGGCCATGCGGCCGCAATGAAAAACCTGACAGATGGAAATCGCCCCTTGGCTGCGGATCTCATCTGTCACCTTTTTCCAGGCATCCACCTGCTCCTGATTCAATATTCTGGCCTGGCCGGGATAGCCCTGGGCACTCTCATAATCCGTGACAATGGCCTCGGTATACACCAGGCCTGAATTATTTTTTGCCCGGGTCACAAGAAAATCTAAAACATCCTGGCGGGGGATGCTGTTCAGTGACGCAGACATCCGCGTCATGGGGGCCACCCCAAGACGATTTTTAAAGGTAAACTCGTTTATGGTAAAAGGGGTAAAAAGGGATGAGGTCATGGTATTCTCCTTTTTGAATTTGCTAGTAATCGATTTTTTTTCGCAACGCCTTTTGCTTGCTGTGCCTGGCCTTGGCGTCCAGCCGCTTTTGCTTTGAAGATCTTGTGGGGCGGGTGGGTTTTCTTTTCCTTGGCTCGCGCACAGCCTGCCTAATCATGGAAATCAGGCGCTCTAGGGCATCAATTTTATTTTTTTCCAGAGTCCTGAAGGTCTGGGCCTTGATAACAATCACCCCCTCCCTTGTGATGCGCTGGTCATTTAGGGCCAACAATTTATCCTTGTACACCTGGGGCAGGTCTGAACTCAGGATATCAAATCGTAAATGAACGGCAGAGGAGACCTTGTTTACATTCTGCCCCCCGGGCCCCTGGGCACGGATGGCTTGAATCTTGACATTGGACTCAGAAATGGACACCTGATTGGAAATTTTGAGCACTGCACGACTCCTGTAAATGAATTTGAAATTTTGCTTAAAACAATTCAGACCTGCAACCTAAAGACTAAGTCCGGTTCAAGACCATGTCAATGTGGGGAATATTGTCTTCAAGATAAGGAGGGGACACGGCCTGGAATCCATGGGATTCATAAAAGTGAGTCAGGTAGACCTGGGCACTGATCTCAATTTTCTTTTCGGGCCAGATGCCTTTGGCAACGTCAATGGCCTTGTCCACAATCGAGTGGGCAAGGCCATGGTTTCGAAATTCTTTATGAACGGCCACCCGGCCGAGACTGGCCCCGGCATAGGAGACCCCGGGGGCCAGGATCCTCAGATAGGCGGACAT
It encodes:
- a CDS encoding ATP-binding protein, which translates into the protein MGVEDKKNGFEIEIRDNGKKFNPLEMADPDVDAPLDERDPGGLGIFFVKQLSADVIYLREDNNNVLRLVL
- a CDS encoding ISL3 family transposase, with protein sequence MSTSFIYHAFGLRDYFYKTTRFIGGIITFELIPKPEAVKCPECNSRSVTRKGIVTRDLRTIPVGSKPVILRTAIQRIWCSFCQFVRQIKLSFAQEGKSYTRAFERYVLELSQFMTIKDIAIHLRISWDTIKQIQKEDLLRRYRNIPLEKVRQIAIDEISIGKGHKYLTIVMDLESGRILHVGEGKGGEALKSFWTKVKISKAKIKAVSIDMSPAYLSAVIENLSGSAIVFDRFHVVKLFNEKLSDFRRKLYNLLANTGQQKLLKGVRWLLLKNPENLSDDKKEAQRLEEALKINQPLLVVYYMKEELRQIWNQKKKETAEKIVSNWINLANISKIPMLMKFAKTLAVHRQRILSYYDYRISTGPLEGTNNKIKTMKRKAYGYRDSEFFRLKLLDLHNKRYALIG
- a CDS encoding NADH:flavin oxidoreductase, yielding MTSSLFTPFTINEFTFKNRLGVAPMTRMSASLNSIPRQDVLDFLVTRAKNNSGLVYTEAIVTDYESAQGYPGQARILNQEQVDAWKKVTDEIRSQGAISICQVFHCGRMAYEGVNPANRVVAPSPVTPSQDNPMTQKPYDIPQEMTRFDMDHVIAGFVETARGVVEAGFDGIEIHCAHGYLLSQFLSAYTNQRTDAYGGSMENRFRFIHEVIQAVRPEIPMEKMLFVRVSNWGIADMDVSLFQDKEEWQEMISLFSNEPVDAISVSCYDFRDKAFGTDKTMAQLTREATTLPILICGKVYDRKSAEAAFAHADLVLSGKSMLLNPDWVEDVRADKPLTLYGSDAAGIAYTETPLP
- the arfB gene encoding aminoacyl-tRNA hydrolase, whose product is MLKISNQVSISESNVKIQAIRAQGPGGQNVNKVSSAVHLRFDILSSDLPQVYKDKLLALNDQRITREGVIVIKAQTFRTLEKNKIDALERLISMIRQAVREPRKRKPTRPTRSSKQKRLDAKARHSKQKALRKKIDY
- a CDS encoding GNAT family N-acetyltransferase, which gives rise to MADTWQIKRFDQLSINELYALLRLRTDIFVVEQKCPYPELDGKDDHEQTIHLWQYAQDHTMSAYLRILAPGVSYAGASLGRVAVHKEFRNHGLAHSIVDKAIDVAKGIWPEKKIEISAQVYLTHFYESHGFQAVSPPYLEDNIPHIDMVLNRT